From Salvia splendens isolate huo1 chromosome 3, SspV2, whole genome shotgun sequence, a single genomic window includes:
- the LOC121793463 gene encoding delta(8)-fatty-acid desaturase-like, which yields MADDGGKNNKFITSEELKKHNKPDDLWLSIQGKVYNVTDWAKDHPGGPIPLLNLAGNDVTDAFIAFHPASAWSHLDRFFTGYHLQDFHVSDVSKDYRNLSAKFTQSGLFDKKGHGVVISLLFIAALLSACFYGVLCTHSFSTHMLSGALLGFTWMQITYLGHDSGHYNIMSSPKFNKLAQIMTGNCLTGISIAWWKWTHNAHHVACNSLDYDPDLQHLPMLAVSNKLFHSLTSRFYNRKLTFDPLSKFFVSYQHFTFYPVMCVARVNLYLQTFLLLFSARKLPDRALNILGIAVFWTWFPLLVSCLPNWPERVLFVLASFCVCAIQHVQFCLNHFAASVYVGAPKGNDWFEKQTSGTIDISCSPNMDWFFGGLQFQLEHHLFPRLPRCHLRKISPLVQELCKKHNLPYISLSFVEANKWTLRTLRTAALEAREMADPASKNLIWEAVNTHG from the coding sequence ATGGCGGATGATGGCGGAAAGAATAACAAGTTCATCACCTCCGAGGAGCTGAAGAAGCACAACAAGCCTGACGATCTCTGGCTGTCGATCCAAGGCAAAGTCTACAACGTCACAGATTGGGCTAAAGACCACCCCGGCGGCCCCATCCCCCTCCTCAACCTCGCCGGCAACGACGTCACCGACGCCTTCATCGCCTTCCACCCTGCCTCCGCCTGGTCCCACCTCGACCGCTTCTTCACCGGCTACCACCTCCAAGACTTCCACGTCTCCGACGTCTCCAAGGACTACCGAAACCTCTCCGCTAAATTCACCCAATCCGGCCTCTTCGACAAAAAAGGCCACGGCGTCGTCATCTCTCTCCTCTTCATCGCCGCCCTCCTCTCCGCCTGCTTCTACGGAGTCCTCTGCACCCACTCCTTCTCCACCCACATGCTCTCCGGCGCCCTCCTCGGATTCACCTGGATGCAGATCACCTACCTCGGCCACGACTCCGGCCATTACAACATCATGTCCTCCCCTAAATTCAACAAGCTCGCGCAGATCATGACTGGAAACTGCCTGACCGGGATCAGCATTGCCTGGTGGAAGTGGACCCACAACGCCCACCACGTGGCCTGCAACAGCCTCGACTACGACCCCGACCTCCAGCACCTCCCCATGCTCGCCGTCTCCAACAAGCTCTTCCACTCCCTCACATCGCGCTTCTACAACAGGAAGCTCACCTTCGACCCCCTCTCCAAATTCTTCGTCAGCTACCAGCACTTCACCTTCTACCCCGTCATGTGCGTCGCCAGAGTCAATCTCTACCTCCAGAcgttcctcctcctcttctccgcCCGCAAACTCCCCGACAGAGCCTTGAACATCTTAGGAATTGCCGTCTTCTGGACGTGGTTTCCTCTGCTCGTATCCTGCCTGCCTAACTGGCCTGAACGAGTGCTCTTTGTTTTAGCGAGCTTCTGCGTTTGCGCGATCCAGCACGTGCAGTTCTGTCTCAACCATTTTGCTGCGAGTGTTTACGTTGGAGCGCCCAAGGGGAATGATTGGTTCGAGAAGCAGACGAGTGGGACAATTGATATCTCGTGCTCCCCGAACATGGACTGGTTTTTCGGGGGGCTGCAGTTTCAGCTGGAGCACCATCTCTTTCCGAGGCTGCCGAGGTGCCATTTGAGGAAGATATCGCCCTTGGTGCAGGAGCTTTGTAAGAAGCATAACCTGCCTTACATAAGCCTCTCGTTCGTCGAGGCGAACAAGTGGACTCTTAGGACTCTCCGGACTGCGGCCTTGGAGGCTAGGGAGATGGCGGACCCTGCATCCAAGAATTTGATATGGGAAGCTGTCAACACACACGGTTGA
- the LOC121797420 gene encoding uncharacterized protein LOC121797420, translating to MAFLIHSPGISLLAVSGRPGRIAPATRRRNIRFSVCSGVKDLEKKEVSKLRKRGDGYEDSLWCLYGLVKQEETVSFSVSETKDEEGKKQDYYVNTGYAIRTIREEFPELFYRELSFDIYRDDVVFKDPLNTFSGIENYKTIFWALRFHGRIFFKALWVDIVSVWQPVENLIMVRWTVRGIPRVPWESHSRFDGTSEYKLDKNGKIYEHKVHNIALNGPQKFQVIGVEQLIQSIGCPSTPKPTYFELLSPSATNLVPLRKLSAVKCYLASLLTRLKSEVK from the exons ATGGCGTTCTTGATTCACTCACCGGGAATTTCATTGCTCGCAGTAAGTGGAAGGCCTGGGAGAATCGCTCCTGCAACCAGAAGAAGAAACATCAGGTTTTCCGTCTGTTCGGGTGTTAAGGATTTGGAGAAGAAGGAGGTTTCGAAATTGAGGAAGAGAGGCGATGGATACGAGGATAGCTTGTGGTGTTTGTACGGGTTGGTGAAGCAGGAAGAGACAGTGTCGTTTTCGGTGAGCGAGACCAAGGATGAGGAAGGAAAGAAGCAGGATTATTATGTGAATACGGGTTACGCGATTCGGACTATCCGAGAGGAGTTTCCGGAGCTTTTCTACCGGGAGCTAAgctttgatatatacag GGATGACGTTGTCTTCAAGGATCCACTCAACACCTTTTCTGGCATAGAGAATTACAAGACGATCTTCTGGGCTCTAAGATTTCATGGAAGGATTTTCTTCAAGGCCCTGTGGGTTGACATTGTTAGTGTGTGGCAGCCTGTGGAGAACCTGATAATGGTGCGTTGGACGGTCCGTGGCATCCCACGGGTTCCGTGGGAGAGTCATAGCAGATTCGATGGTACCTCAGAGTACAAGCTTGACAAGAATGGGAAGATTTATGAGCACAAAGTTCACAACATTGCCTTGAATGGACCTCAGAAGTTTCAAGTAATAGGAGTGGAGCAGTTGATTCAATCAATAGGTTGCCCCTCCACTCCAAAGCCGACTTATTTTGAACTTCTGTCTCCTTCAGCGACGAATCTTGTGCCACTGAGGAAATTGTCTGCTGTTAAATGCTACTTAGCTTCTCTTCTAACTAGACTGAAATCTGAGGTCAAGTAA
- the LOC121797381 gene encoding protein ABIL1-like, with the protein MEAGKDQQEKQSMTFDDMSVDKSISFVTALQELKNLRPQLYSAAEYCEKSYLNSEQKQMFLDNLKDYAVKALVNAVDHLGTVAYKLSDIVEQQTMEISSIYLKVACVNQKLLTCQTYTDNEGLRQQQLLAIIPKHHKHYMLPNSIKKVHFTPHMQADPTQSKLVKGRHYPSGASAARTLSWHLASATKSNMKGSSCGILSTDEAKVNVKNSPALNSLDGQRSKRMRSAPATRAAMQTLGVTRREYSEGSKPLTQHRSFDNPIHSQKEVVHPPVRSKSLISAFFLKQKTPNLWTKG; encoded by the exons ATGGAGGCGGGGAAAGATCAACAGGAGAAGCAATCCATGACGTTTGATGATATGTCGGTGGACAAGAGTATCAGTTTCGTTACGGCATTACAG GAACTGAAGAACCTCAGACCTCAACTGTATTCTGCAGCAGAGTATTGTGAAAAGTCATATCTTAACAGCGAGCAGAAGCAGAT GTTTCTGGATAATCTGAAGGATTATGCTGTTAAAGCGCTAGTCAATGCAGTTGATCACCTTGGTACCGTTGCTTACAAGTTGAGTGATATCGTGGAGCAACAGACAATGGAGATCTCATCCATCTATCTGAAAGTTGCATGTGTGAACCAG AAACTTCTTACTTGTCAAACTTATACGGATAATGAAGGCCTTAGGCAGCAGCAGTTATTAGCTATCATTCCAAAGCATCACAAGCACTACATGTTACCAA ATTCCATCAAGAAGGTCCACTTCACCCCACACATGCAGGCAGATCCTACACAATCCAAACTAGTGAAAGGACGTCATTATCCTTCAG GTGCTTCGGCTGCAAGAACTCTTTCTTGGCATTTGGCATCTGCAACCAAATCGAACATGAAAGGCTCCTCATGTGGCATACTGAG CACTGATGAAGCAAAAGTGAATGTAAAAAACTCTCCTGCACTCAACTCGTTAG ATGGTCAGAGAAGTAAGCGAATGAGATCTGCTCCAGCCACAAGAGCGGCTATGCAAACCCTGGGCGTTACAAGACGA GAATATTCAGAGGGCTCAAAACCTCTAACTCAACACAGATCATTTGATAATCCAATTCATTCTCAGAAAGAGGTCGTTCACCCCCCTGTTCGTAGTAAGAGCCTAATTTCAGCGTTCTTCCTAAAGCAAAAAACACCAAACCTGTGGACAAAGGGATGA